A DNA window from Ipomoea triloba cultivar NCNSP0323 chromosome 10, ASM357664v1 contains the following coding sequences:
- the LOC116033565 gene encoding cysteine-rich repeat secretory protein 38-like: MANSKLFCILLPLLFIAAMQTAMAADPLFYNCSRFGNIPPKFGQESNLKRLLDNLTSTTPINGGFSSASAGQINYIIYGLALCRGDVSTTDCRSCLADARTRIRQLCGYADGAIIWYDNCLIKYAEYNFFGKIDNVNKFYLSNTEPVSNPNVFIPTRNQLMRQLAAKAAGQNSFYAAGDANVGSAGSMKVYGLVQCTRDLSGEDCRNCLNGAIAELPQCCGPQQGGRVVGGSCSVRYEIYGFYN; encoded by the exons ATGGCCAACTCAAAGCTTTTCTGTATTCTTCTCCCTCTGCTTTTCATTGCTGCTATGCAGACAGCCATGGCGGCCGACCCTCTCTTCTATAACTGTTCAAGGTTTGGAAACATCCCTCCCAAGTTCGGCCAAGAAAGTAACCTAAAAAGACTTTTGGATAACCTCACCTCCACAACACCAATCAACGGCGGTTTTAGCTCCGCCTCCGCCGGTCAAATAAACTACATAATCTACGGCCTTGCGCTCTGCCGTGGCGACGTCTCCACCACAGACTGCAGGTCTTGCCTAGCCGACGCCAGGACCAGGATACGCCAACTTTGCGGCTACGCCGATGGCGCCATCATATG GTACGACAATTGTCTAATCAAGTACGCCGAGTATAATTTCTTTGGGAAGATAGACAACGTCAATAAGTTCTACCTGTCGAACACTGAACCCGTGAGTAACCCCAACGTATTCATCCCGACAAGGAACCAGCTAATGAGGCAACTGGCGGCAAAGGCCGCCGGGCAGAATAGCTTTTACGCGGCCGGAGATGCGAACGTCGGGTCGGCGGGATCGATGAAGGTGTACGGCTTGGTTCAGTGCACCAGGGATCTCTCCGGCGAGGATTGTAGGAACTGCCTCAACGGCGCCATTGCGGAGCTCCCACAGTGCTGTGGTCCCCAACAGGGAGGAAGAGTTGTGGGAGGGAGTTGCAGCGTCAGATATGAAATATATGGTTTTtacaattga
- the LOC116033564 gene encoding cysteine-rich repeat secretory protein 38-like codes for MANSKLFCLLPLLFIAAVVLTTQTAMAIIIPSVNPIGYNCSNFRNYTINSKYPNNVDKLLGNLASESPINDGFSSGSAGQYIDKVYGLALCRGDASNTSCKSCLDYARTAIRQFCSNNQNGIIWYDSCLLKYSEYDFIGKIDNVNKLYLSSPSPVRNRRGAFLQKRDNLLKQLAVKAAGQKSFYATEDVKFDESVNMYGLVQCTRDLSGEDCRKCLNGAIAELPKCCRAQRGGRVMGGSCIVRYEIYPFYN; via the exons ATGGCCAACTCAAAGCTTTTCTGTCTTCTCCCTCTACTTTTCATCGCTGCCGTCGTCCTTACCACACAGACAGCCATGGCGATTATCATTCCCTCGGTTAACCCTATCGGCTATAACTGTTCAaactttagaaactacactatcAATTCCAAATACCCAAATAACGTAGACAAACTTTTGGGTAACCTCGCCTCCGAATCACCAATCAACGACGGTTTTAGCTCCGGCTCTGCCGGTCAATACATAGACAAAGTCTACGGCCTTGCTCTCTGCCGTGGCGACGCCTCCAACACAAGCTGCAAGTCTTGCCTAGATTACGCCAGGACGGCGATACGTCAATTTTGCAGTAACAACCAAAACGGCATCATATG GTACGACAGTTGTCTTCTTAAGTACTCCGAGTATGATTTCATTGGGAAGATAGACAACGTCAATAAGCTCTACCTGTCGAGCCCATCACCCGTGAGAAACCGGAGGGGGGCATTCCTCCAGAAAAGGGACAACCTGTTGAAGCAACTGGCGGTGAAGGCCGCCGGGCAGAAGAGTTTTTACGCGACCGAAGATGTGAAGTTCGACGAATCGGTGAACATGTACGGCTTGGTTCAGTGCACCAGGGATCTCTCCGGCGAGGATTGTAGGAAATGCCTCAACGGCGCCATTGCGGAGCTCCCAAAGTGCTGTCGTGCCCAACGGGGAGGGAGAGTTATGGGAGGGAGTTGCATAGTCAGATATGAAATATATCCTTTTtacaattga
- the LOC116033463 gene encoding cysteine-rich repeat secretory protein 38-like, with protein sequence MAYSKLFSLLPLLSIAVILALHTPMATAQLRAFCANFATFHPNSRYEKNLNTLLGNLSSNTPRNGYSSGFAGKCTDRVYGLALCRGDTTTEECKTCVADATTRIRQLCPNNNGGIVWYDNCLLKYSEDDFFGEIDNVNKFYMQNPVEAKDPKAFMQKTKELLTRLADSAALLKSSYAAESQDIGGSVTEYAMTQCTRDLSGEDCKKCLYDSIAELPQCCGTARVGGRVIGGSCYFRYETYPFYNGAH encoded by the exons ATGGCCTACTCAAAGCTTTTCTCTCTTCTCCCTCTGCTTTCCATTGCTGTCATCCTTGCACTGCACACACCCATGGCGACTGCCCAACTCCGCGCTTTCTGTGCAAACTTTGCAACCTTCCATCCCAATTCCCGCTACGAAAAAAACTTAAACACACTTTTGGGTAATCTCTCCTCCAACACACCACGCAACGGTTATAGCTCCGGCTTCGCCGGTAAATGCACCGACAGAGTCTACGGCCTCGCTCTCTGCCGTGGCGACACCACCACCGAAGAATGCAAGACTTGCGTAGCCGACGCCACCACCAGGATACGTCAACTCTGCCCCAACAACAATGGCGGCATCGTATG GTACGATAATTGTCTTCTCAAGTACTCGGAGGATGATTTCTTTGGGGAGATTGACAACGTGAATAAGTTCTACATGCAAAACCCGGTAGAGGCGAAGGATCCGAAGGCATTCATGCAGAAAACGAAAGAGCTGTTGACCCGACTGGCGGATAGTGCGGCGCTGCTGAAGAGCTCGTACGCGGCGGAATCGCAGGATATCGGGGGATCGGTGACGGAGTACGCGATGACTCAGTGCACCAGAGATCTCTCCGGCGAGGATTGTAAGAAGTGCCTCTACGACTCCATTGCAGAGCTTCCACAGTGCTGTGGTACTGCCAGAGTGGGAGGGAGAGTTATCGGAGGGAGTTGCTATTTTCGATATGAAACTTATCCTTTTTATAACGGTGCTCATTGA